A stretch of Allostreptomyces psammosilenae DNA encodes these proteins:
- a CDS encoding RNA polymerase sigma factor SigF, whose amino-acid sequence MATQLESARTQDRNAPSTTVAQVPAQAEPALDLMELPQAEEAAAMDAMDARALSKTLFQRLKSLEEGTPEYSYVRNSLIELNLALVRFAAGRFRTRSEPMEDIIQVGTIGLIKAIDRFDPDRGVEFPTFAMPTVVGEIKRFFRDTSWSVRVPRRLQELRLDLAKATDDLSQRLDRSPTVAELAERLGISEEEVLEGMAASNAYTASSLDAQPDEDDSEGALADRIGYEDHDLEGIEYRESLKPLIAELAPRDQKILSLRFGAGLTQSQIGEELGISQMHVSRLLSRTLNRLRAGLLVEE is encoded by the coding sequence ATGGCCACCCAGCTCGAATCAGCGCGCACGCAGGACCGGAACGCTCCGTCGACCACCGTCGCCCAGGTCCCCGCGCAGGCGGAGCCGGCGCTCGACCTGATGGAGCTGCCCCAGGCCGAGGAGGCCGCGGCCATGGACGCCATGGACGCGCGGGCCCTGTCCAAGACCCTCTTCCAGCGGCTGAAGAGCCTGGAGGAGGGAACCCCGGAGTACTCCTACGTCCGCAACAGCCTGATCGAGCTGAACCTCGCCCTGGTGCGCTTCGCCGCCGGCCGCTTCCGCACCCGCAGCGAGCCGATGGAGGACATCATCCAGGTCGGCACGATCGGCCTGATCAAGGCCATCGACCGGTTCGACCCGGACCGCGGCGTGGAGTTCCCGACCTTCGCCATGCCCACCGTCGTCGGTGAGATCAAGCGCTTCTTCCGGGACACCAGCTGGTCGGTGCGGGTGCCGCGCCGGCTCCAGGAGCTCCGGCTGGACCTGGCCAAGGCCACCGACGACCTCTCCCAGCGGCTGGACCGCTCGCCGACCGTGGCCGAGCTGGCCGAGCGGCTGGGCATCAGCGAGGAGGAGGTCCTGGAGGGGATGGCCGCGAGCAACGCCTACACGGCAAGCTCGCTGGACGCCCAGCCGGACGAGGACGACTCCGAGGGCGCGCTGGCCGACCGGATCGGCTACGAGGACCACGACCTCGAGGGCATCGAGTACCGCGAGTCGCTCAAGCCGCTGATCGCCGAGCTGGCCCCGCGCGACCAGAAGATCCTCTCGCTGCGCTTCGGCGCCGGCCTGACCCAGTCACAGATCGGCGAGGAGCTGGGCATCTCCCAGATGCACGTCTCCCGCCTGCTGTCGCGGACGCTGAACCGGCTGCGCGCCGGGCTGCTGGTCGAGGAGTGA
- a CDS encoding STAS domain-containing protein — protein MDLEVTGVSGPGRLDVAVRKEGDGVVVALVGELDHGTADMAREALEAEISAGHTLLVVDCADLSFCDSTGLNVLLATRLRLQESGGEIRLAAMRSAVARVFEITGADTVFTVHPTVDRALGVAER, from the coding sequence ATGGATCTTGAAGTGACCGGAGTGTCGGGTCCGGGGCGGCTGGACGTCGCGGTGCGCAAGGAGGGCGACGGCGTGGTGGTCGCCCTCGTGGGTGAGTTGGATCACGGCACCGCCGACATGGCCCGCGAGGCCCTGGAGGCGGAGATCTCCGCCGGGCACACCCTGCTCGTGGTGGACTGCGCCGACCTGTCCTTCTGCGACTCCACCGGATTGAACGTGCTGCTGGCGACCCGGCTGCGGCTGCAGGAGAGCGGCGGGGAGATACGCCTGGCGGCGATGCGCTCGGCGGTCGCGCGGGTCTTCGAGATCACCGGCGCCGACACCGTCTTCACCGTCCATCCGACCGTGGACCGCGCACTGGGCGTCGCGGAACGGTGA
- a CDS encoding ATP-binding protein encodes MSMMRPRVPDERGQGPLVPARGQVRRLVLGGVGGGVVARSRDFTRQALVDWGWLPATTATAKAVVEDVLLVVSELVTNACLHAGGPLELRLHYAGSFLRLEVSDGSPVAPRPRTPHRIGSPGGHGMYIVERLSHAWGVQEHDDGSGKTVWADLMPAV; translated from the coding sequence ATGAGCATGATGCGGCCACGCGTGCCGGACGAACGCGGCCAGGGGCCCCTCGTTCCGGCGAGGGGGCAGGTGCGCCGGCTCGTGCTGGGGGGCGTGGGCGGGGGGGTGGTAGCCCGATCGAGGGACTTCACCCGGCAGGCGCTGGTGGACTGGGGATGGCTGCCGGCGACCACCGCGACGGCCAAGGCCGTCGTCGAGGACGTTCTCCTGGTGGTGTCGGAACTGGTCACCAACGCCTGCCTGCACGCCGGCGGCCCGCTGGAGCTGCGCCTGCACTACGCGGGTAGCTTCCTGCGGCTGGAGGTGTCCGACGGCTCACCGGTGGCCCCCCGGCCGCGCACGCCGCACCGGATCGGCAGCCCGGGCGGCCACGGGATGTACATCGTGGAACGGCTCTCCCACGCCTGGGGCGTGCAGGAGCACGACGACGGCAGCGGCAAGACCGTCTGGGCCGACCTGATGCCCGCGGTCTGA
- a CDS encoding GGDEF domain-containing protein, with product MNPDGRMRALVALAQAMARAHRPEEAVRAAAAQAREALDATMTAISVWERDAGQLRVLVNEGRLAPGEEPEPADEVYPVAHFPQIAEYPSHRWAEAPWPRAWVCCVEDVADGAGPTPGCPPAQHARRIEALRRRGRHSCLVAPILLEGRVWGELYAGRTAEQPVFDQTEADFAALLAGQISAGLAQTERLERIRRLALTDPLTGLANRRAVDTRLEEALQRHRADGTAVAIVVCDVNGLKRVNDERGHEFGDQLLERFGSMLSLCGAELPDSLAARLGGDEFCLLSVGSTSDEVVRVAEDLCRRALSLPGGQGVACGIASTDDPIGPVTAPNRLFRLADAAQYRAKALGARHPVVAGRGQRPDATLSLAEAGGAPAGRGRAGDARGAGRRPAERRRFRGALHNADAGHLLQAALAALDDPGGAVAGGGAAPVGAPGARTPGARGRRGTGEPPGVWGRWGTGGTATATAGAGAGDREPGAEHAAGGPRTGIEDGAVEPERPPAPAPAADPDPDREPGVPVDRSLPRLETLADTVARMVDAAAWWIARVPPRPEGDGRLDAMAYLAGYAVYRQPDASAGALGPGRLPPMLASLFPDTRGPAEPVGPASGMPGAPVLKLADAPRISGAARGGSFLLRSVAAERDAEATAMLAGGHRSAATAGGRNCDGGWLVTVLADQLSLSLAELPGVLRALVAVAITDDARYP from the coding sequence GTGAATCCCGACGGGCGGATGCGTGCCCTGGTCGCCCTCGCCCAGGCCATGGCGCGGGCCCACCGGCCCGAGGAGGCGGTGCGGGCCGCGGCGGCCCAGGCACGCGAGGCGCTGGACGCGACGATGACCGCCATCTCGGTCTGGGAGCGCGACGCCGGGCAGCTGCGCGTGCTGGTGAACGAGGGGCGGCTGGCCCCGGGGGAGGAGCCGGAGCCGGCCGACGAGGTGTACCCCGTCGCGCACTTCCCGCAGATCGCCGAGTACCCCTCGCACCGCTGGGCCGAGGCGCCGTGGCCGCGCGCCTGGGTGTGCTGTGTGGAGGACGTCGCCGACGGCGCCGGCCCGACGCCGGGCTGCCCGCCGGCCCAGCACGCCCGCCGGATCGAGGCGCTGCGGCGCCGCGGGCGGCACAGCTGCCTGGTCGCGCCGATCCTGCTGGAGGGCCGGGTCTGGGGGGAGCTGTACGCCGGGCGCACCGCCGAGCAGCCGGTGTTCGACCAGACGGAGGCGGACTTCGCGGCGCTGCTCGCCGGGCAGATCTCGGCGGGGCTGGCGCAGACCGAGCGGCTGGAGCGGATCCGCCGGCTGGCGCTGACCGACCCGCTGACCGGCCTGGCCAACCGCCGGGCGGTGGACACCCGGCTGGAGGAGGCGCTGCAGCGCCACCGGGCCGACGGCACCGCCGTCGCCATCGTGGTGTGCGACGTCAACGGGCTGAAACGGGTCAACGACGAACGGGGCCACGAGTTCGGCGACCAACTGCTGGAACGATTCGGCAGCATGCTCTCGCTCTGCGGCGCGGAGCTCCCGGACAGCTTGGCCGCCCGGCTGGGCGGCGACGAGTTCTGCCTGCTGTCGGTGGGCAGCACCTCCGACGAGGTGGTGCGGGTGGCCGAGGACCTGTGCCGGCGGGCGCTGAGCCTGCCGGGCGGGCAGGGGGTGGCCTGCGGGATCGCCTCCACCGACGACCCGATCGGCCCGGTCACCGCCCCCAACCGGCTGTTCCGGCTCGCGGACGCCGCGCAGTACCGGGCGAAGGCGCTGGGGGCGCGCCACCCGGTGGTGGCCGGACGTGGCCAGCGCCCGGACGCCACCCTCTCGCTCGCCGAGGCCGGCGGTGCGCCGGCCGGCCGGGGCCGGGCCGGGGACGCGCGGGGCGCCGGCCGGCGTCCGGCCGAACGCCGGCGCTTTCGGGGGGCACTGCACAACGCCGACGCCGGGCACCTGCTCCAGGCCGCGCTGGCCGCGCTGGACGACCCGGGCGGGGCGGTTGCCGGAGGGGGAGCGGCACCGGTCGGCGCCCCGGGGGCGCGGACCCCGGGAGCCCGGGGCAGGCGCGGGACGGGCGAGCCGCCGGGGGTGTGGGGACGGTGGGGGACGGGTGGCACGGCCACCGCCACCGCCGGCGCCGGTGCGGGCGACCGGGAGCCGGGCGCCGAACACGCGGCCGGCGGGCCGCGCACCGGGATCGAGGACGGGGCGGTGGAGCCGGAACGGCCGCCCGCCCCCGCCCCCGCCGCCGACCCCGACCCCGACCGGGAGCCGGGCGTGCCCGTCGACCGCTCGCTGCCGCGACTGGAGACGCTGGCCGACACCGTCGCCCGGATGGTGGACGCGGCCGCCTGGTGGATCGCCCGGGTGCCGCCGCGACCGGAGGGCGACGGCCGGCTGGACGCGATGGCCTACCTGGCCGGGTACGCCGTCTACCGGCAGCCGGACGCGTCGGCCGGCGCCCTCGGCCCGGGGCGGCTGCCGCCCATGCTGGCCTCGCTCTTCCCGGACACCCGGGGGCCCGCCGAGCCCGTGGGCCCCGCCTCCGGGATGCCGGGCGCGCCGGTGCTGAAGCTCGCCGACGCGCCGCGGATCTCCGGCGCCGCCCGGGGGGGATCGTTCCTGCTGCGTTCGGTGGCGGCCGAGCGGGACGCCGAGGCGACCGCCATGCTGGCCGGCGGCCACCGCTCCGCGGCCACCGCGGGCGGGCGCAACTGCGACGGCGGCTGGCTGGTCACCGTCCTGGCGGACCAGCTGTCCCTCTCGCTCGCCGAACTGCCCGGCGTGCTGCGCGCCCTGGTGGCCGTCGCGATCACGGACGACGCGCGGTACCCCTGA